The following coding sequences are from one Streptococcus mitis window:
- a CDS encoding nucleotidyltransferase family protein has translation MSTMKNKQEILEAFRKNPDMMAILTIIRDLGLKDSWLAAGSVRNFIWNLLSDKSPFDCETDVDVIFFDPDISYEETLSLEKKLREDFPQYQWELKNQVYMHQHSPHTAPYSSSCDAMSKYPERCTAVGLRLNEESDFELYAPYGLEDILNFQVRPTPHFLENEDRMALYQTRLSKKNWQEKWKNLIFKNT, from the coding sequence ATGAGTACAATGAAAAATAAGCAAGAAATTCTAGAGGCTTTTAGAAAAAATCCAGATATGATGGCTATTCTGACTATCATTCGAGATCTTGGCTTAAAAGACTCGTGGTTGGCAGCAGGTTCTGTCAGAAATTTTATCTGGAATCTCTTGTCAGACAAATCCCCTTTTGACTGTGAAACAGATGTAGATGTGATTTTCTTTGATCCGGATATTTCTTATGAGGAAACCCTGTCCCTAGAGAAAAAACTGCGAGAGGACTTTCCTCAGTACCAGTGGGAATTGAAAAATCAGGTCTATATGCACCAGCACAGCCCTCATACTGCTCCCTATAGCAGCTCTTGTGATGCTATGAGTAAGTATCCAGAACGATGTACGGCTGTTGGACTACGCTTGAATGAAGAATCTGATTTTGAACTCTATGCACCTTATGGTTTGGAGGATATTTTGAATTTTCAAGTTCGTCCCACTCCTCATTTCTTAGAAAATGAAGACCGAATGGCTCTCTATCAAACACGATTATCCAAGAAAAATTGGCAGGAAAAATGGAAAAATTTGATTTTTAAAAATACTTAA
- the ruvB gene encoding Holliday junction branch migration DNA helicase RuvB — protein sequence MSRILDNEIIGDEELVERTLRPQYLREYIGQDKVKDQLQIFIEAAKMRDEALDHVLLFGPPGLGKTTMAFVIANELGVNLKQTSGPVIEKAGDLVAILNDLEPGDVLFIDEIHRLPMSVEEVLYSAMEDFYIDIMIGAGEGSRSVHLELPPFTLIGATTRAGMLSNPLRARFGITGHMEYYAHADLTEIVERTADIFEMEITHEAASELALRSRGTPRIANRLLKRVRDFAQIMGNGVIDDLITDKALTMLDVDHEGLDYVDQKILQTMIEMYGGGPVGLGTLSVNIAEERETVEDMYEPYLIQKGFIMRTRSGRVATAKAYEHLGYEYNEK from the coding sequence ATGAGTAGAATTTTAGATAATGAGATAATAGGGGATGAGGAGTTAGTAGAACGCACGCTACGTCCTCAGTACTTACGTGAATATATTGGGCAGGACAAGGTCAAGGACCAGCTCCAAATCTTTATCGAAGCCGCCAAAATGCGGGATGAAGCGCTGGATCATGTGCTCTTATTCGGGCCTCCAGGCTTGGGAAAAACAACCATGGCTTTTGTTATTGCCAACGAACTAGGTGTCAATCTCAAGCAGACTTCGGGTCCAGTCATTGAAAAAGCCGGTGATCTGGTAGCGATTTTGAATGACTTAGAGCCTGGGGATGTCCTTTTTATTGATGAGATTCATCGTTTGCCCATGTCGGTGGAAGAGGTGCTTTATAGTGCCATGGAGGACTTCTACATTGATATCATGATTGGGGCTGGTGAAGGCAGTCGCAGTGTTCATTTGGAGTTACCACCTTTTACCTTGATTGGTGCGACGACTCGGGCTGGTATGCTCTCAAATCCACTACGGGCACGTTTTGGGATTACGGGGCATATGGAGTATTATGCTCATGCTGACTTGACAGAAATTGTTGAGCGGACGGCAGATATTTTTGAGATGGAAATCACTCATGAGGCAGCATCCGAGCTGGCCTTGCGTAGTCGTGGAACCCCTCGTATTGCCAATCGTCTCCTCAAGCGCGTGCGCGATTTTGCCCAGATTATGGGGAATGGGGTTATCGATGATCTTATTACCGATAAGGCTTTGACTATGCTGGATGTTGACCATGAAGGTCTGGACTATGTGGACCAGAAAATCCTTCAGACCATGATTGAGATGTACGGTGGTGGCCCTGTTGGTCTAGGAACTCTTTCTGTTAACATAGCAGAAGAGCGTGAGACCGTTGAAGACATGTATGAGCCCTACTTGATTCAAAAAGGTTTTATCATGCGGACACGGTCTGGACGGGTGGCGACTGCTAAGGCATATGAGCATTTGGGGTATGAGTACAATGAAAAATAA
- the rseP gene encoding RIP metalloprotease RseP — MLGILTFILVFGIIVVVHEFGHFYFAKKSGILVREFAIGMGPKIFAHIGKDGTAYTIRILPLGGYVRMAGWGDDTTEIKTGTPVSLTLTDDGKVKRINLSGKKLDQTALPMQVTQFDFEDKLFIKGLVLEEEKTFGVDHDATVVEADGTEVRIAPLDVQYQNATIWGKLITNFAGPMNNFILGVVVFWILIFMQGGVRDVDTNQFHVMPQGALAKVGVPETAQITKIGSHEVSNWESLIQAVESETKDKTAPTLDVTISEKGSDKQVTVTPEESQGRYLLGVQPGIKSDFVSMFVGGFTTAADSALRILSALKNLIFQPDLNKLGGPVAIFKASSDAAKNGIENVLYFLAIISINIGIFNLIPIPALDGGKIVLNILEAIRRKPLKQEIETYVTLAGVVIMVVLMIAVTWNDIMRLFFR, encoded by the coding sequence ATGCTCGGAATTTTAACCTTTATTCTGGTTTTTGGGATTATTGTAGTGGTGCACGAGTTCGGACACTTCTACTTTGCCAAGAAATCAGGGATTCTAGTGCGTGAATTTGCCATTGGCATGGGACCCAAGATCTTTGCTCATATTGGCAAGGATGGAACAGCCTATACCATCCGAATCTTGCCTCTGGGTGGCTATGTTCGCATGGCCGGTTGGGGTGATGATACGACTGAAATCAAGACAGGAACTCCTGTCAGTTTGACGCTTACTGATGATGGTAAGGTTAAACGCATCAATCTCTCAGGTAAAAAATTGGATCAAACAGCTCTTCCTATGCAGGTGACCCAGTTTGACTTTGAAGACAAGCTCTTTATCAAGGGTTTGGTTCTGGAAGAAGAAAAAACATTTGGAGTGGATCACGATGCAACGGTTGTGGAAGCAGATGGTACTGAGGTTCGGATTGCACCTTTAGATGTTCAATATCAAAATGCGACTATCTGGGGGAAACTGATTACCAACTTTGCAGGTCCTATGAACAACTTTATCTTAGGTGTCGTTGTTTTTTGGATTTTAATCTTTATGCAGGGTGGTGTCAGAGATGTTGATACCAACCAGTTCCATGTCATGCCCCAAGGGGCCTTGGCTAAGGTGGGAGTACCAGAAACGGCACAAATTACCAAGATTGGCTCACATGAGGTTAGCAACTGGGAAAGCTTGATTCAGGCTGTGGAATCAGAAACCAAAGATAAGACGGCCCCGACCTTGGATGTGACTATTTCTGAAAAGGGGAGTGACAAACAAGTTACGGTTACTCCGGAAGAAAGTCAAGGCCGTTACCTTCTAGGTGTTCAACCGGGGATTAAGTCAGATTTTGTATCTATGTTTGTAGGTGGTTTTACAACTGCTGCTGACTCGGCCCTCCGAATTTTATCAGCTCTGAAAAATCTGATTTTCCAACCGGATTTGAACAAGCTAGGTGGACCTGTTGCCATCTTTAAGGCAAGTAGTGATGCTGCTAAAAATGGAATTGAGAATGTCTTGTACTTCTTGGCAATTATTTCCATCAATATTGGGATTTTTAATCTTATTCCGATTCCAGCCCTGGATGGTGGTAAGATTGTGCTCAATATCCTGGAAGCCATTCGCCGCAAACCATTAAAACAAGAAATTGAAACCTATGTCACCTTGGCCGGAGTGGTCATCATGGTTGTCTTGATGATTGCTGTGACCTGGAATGACATTATGCGACTCTTTTTTAGATAA
- a CDS encoding GNAT family N-acetyltransferase has protein sequence MITIKKQEIVKLEDVLHLYQAVGWTNYTHQPEMLEQALSHSLAIYVALDDDTVVGLIRLVGDGFSSVLVQDLIVLPIYQRQGIGSALMKEALEAYKDVYQVQLVTEQTERTLRFYRSMGFEILSTYNCIGMTWVNREK, from the coding sequence ATGATCACTATTAAAAAGCAAGAAATTGTCAAGTTAGAGGATGTTTTGCATCTCTATCAGGCTGTCGGTTGGACAAATTATACCCATCAACCAGAGATGCTGGAGCAGGCCTTATCTCATTCATTAGCGATTTATGTGGCGCTTGATGATGATACTGTGGTGGGCTTGATTCGTTTGGTTGGAGATGGATTCTCATCAGTATTGGTTCAAGATTTAATCGTTTTACCTATCTATCAGCGTCAAGGGATTGGTAGTGCCCTAATGAAAGAGGCTTTAGAGGCTTACAAAGATGTCTATCAAGTCCAGCTGGTGACAGAACAGACAGAAAGAACCTTGAGATTCTATCGTTCTATGGGCTTTGAAATCTTATCCACCTATAATTGTATAGGGATGACTTGGGTGAATAGAGAAAAATAA
- a CDS encoding GNAT family N-acetyltransferase → MPVNEYGQMIGESMEGYTPGALPSIDFLEGRYARVEALSVEKHVEDLLAVYGPDTPREMWTYLFQEPVADMEELLSLLNQMLARKDRFYYAIVDKETGKTLGTFSLMRIDQNNRVIEVGAVTFSPELRGTRIGTEAHYLLARYVFEELNYRRYEWKCDSLNLPSRRAAERLGFVYEGTFRQAVVYKGRTRDTDWLSMIDKDWPKVKARLEAWLAPENFDKNGRQYKSLREL, encoded by the coding sequence ATGCCAGTAAATGAATATGGTCAGATGATTGGTGAGTCAATGGAAGGTTATACACCCGGTGCACTGCCTTCTATTGATTTCTTAGAAGGGCGTTATGCTAGGGTAGAGGCTCTTTCGGTGGAAAAGCATGTAGAGGATTTATTAGCTGTTTATGGTCCAGATACTCCTCGGGAGATGTGGACCTACCTCTTTCAGGAACCAGTGGCAGATATGGAGGAGCTGCTTAGCCTTTTAAACCAGATGTTGGCTCGTAAGGATCGCTTTTACTATGCGATTGTAGACAAGGAAACTGGTAAGACTTTGGGAACTTTTTCTCTCATGCGCATTGACCAAAATAACCGAGTGATAGAAGTGGGAGCGGTCACTTTTTCTCCAGAGCTCAGGGGAACACGAATAGGGACAGAAGCTCACTATCTCTTGGCGCGCTATGTTTTTGAGGAGCTTAACTATCGTCGCTACGAATGGAAATGTGATTCTCTTAATCTGCCATCCAGACGAGCTGCGGAGCGTTTGGGATTTGTCTATGAAGGGACCTTCCGCCAGGCAGTCGTATATAAGGGGCGTACTCGTGATACGGATTGGTTGTCTATGATTGATAAGGACTGGCCCAAAGTCAAAGCTCGATTGGAAGCATGGTTGGCTCCTGAAAATTTTGATAAAAATGGACGACAGTACAAGAGCTTAAGAGAGCTTTAA
- a CDS encoding phosphatidate cytidylyltransferase has protein sequence MTQDLQKRTLFAGIALAIFLPILMIGGLLLQIAIGIIAMLAMHELLKMRGLETMTMEGLLTLFATFALTIPLENYLTFLPVDGNVVAYSVLISIMLGTTVFSKSYTIEDAVFPLAMSFYVGFGFNALLDARVAGLDKALLALCIVWATDSGAYLVGMNYGKRKLAPTVSPNKTFEGALGGILGAILVTIIFMIVDSTVALPYGIYKMSVFAIFFSIAGQFGDLLESSIKRHFGVKDSGKFIPGHGGVLDRFDSMLLVFPIMHLFGLF, from the coding sequence ATGACACAGGATTTACAGAAAAGAACCTTGTTTGCAGGGATTGCCCTGGCTATTTTCCTACCAATTTTAATGATTGGTGGCCTCTTGCTTCAGATAGCAATTGGAATCATAGCCATGCTAGCCATGCATGAACTTTTGAAGATGAGAGGTCTAGAGACCATGACGATGGAGGGCCTCTTGACCCTCTTTGCAACCTTTGCCTTGACCATTCCCTTGGAGAATTACCTGACTTTTTTGCCAGTTGATGGGAATGTGGTGGCTTATAGTGTATTGATTTCAATCATGTTAGGAACGACTGTATTTAGCAAGTCTTATACGATTGAGGATGCTGTTTTCCCTCTTGCTATGAGTTTCTATGTTGGCTTTGGATTTAATGCTTTACTAGATGCTCGCGTTGCAGGTTTAGATAAGGCTCTATTGGCCTTGTGCATCGTCTGGGCGACAGACAGTGGTGCCTATCTTGTTGGGATGAACTATGGTAAACGAAAGTTAGCTCCGACAGTTTCTCCAAATAAAACCTTTGAGGGTGCCTTGGGTGGTATTTTAGGTGCGATTTTAGTAACTATTATCTTTATGATAGTTGACAGTACAGTTGCTCTTCCGTATGGAATTTACAAGATGTCAGTCTTTGCTATTTTCTTTAGTATTGCTGGACAATTTGGTGATTTACTAGAAAGTTCGATCAAGCGTCACTTTGGTGTCAAGGATTCTGGGAAATTTATCCCTGGACATGGTGGTGTTTTGGATCGTTTCGATAGTATGTTGCTTGTATTTCCAATCATGCACTTGTTTGGACTCTTTTAA
- a CDS encoding type I toxin-antitoxin system Fst family toxin: protein MMELVLKTIIGPIVVGVVLRLVDKWLNKDK, encoded by the coding sequence ATGATGGAATTAGTACTCAAAACTATCATCGGACCAATTGTGGTCGGTGTCGTTCTTCGATTAGTCGATAAATGGCTAAACAAGGATAAATAG
- the bglA gene encoding 6-phospho-beta-glucosidase translates to MLRFPKDFVWGSSTSGPQTEGRVAGDGKGDNLWDYWYQVEPNRYYNGIGPDKTSTFYENWEKDIELLLETGHTAFRTSIQWSRIFPQGRGEVNPQGVDFYRKVFEAIKAKGIRLLVNLYHFDLPFALQEDGDGWENKATVSAYEDYARFCFETYGDLVDQWITFNEPIVPVEFGYFYDAHYPHKVDAEAAVKVAYHTQLASSRTVKACHELLPDSKIGIVLNLTPAYPRSQHPADVKAARIADLFQAQSFLDPSVLGTYPQELVEILHEYGLLPDATEEELDLIRDNTVDFLGVNYYQPLRVMAPRFAKHPESPLLPEHFYEPYVMPGRKINPHRGWEIYEQGIYDIAQNIKENYGNIEWMLTENGMGVEGEEKFRQDGMIQDDYRIDFVKGHLRELHRAIEDGANCKGYLIWTFIDCWSWLNSYKNRYGLVELDLETQERRLKKSGHWFKELSDNNGF, encoded by the coding sequence ATGCTAAGATTTCCAAAGGATTTTGTCTGGGGATCCTCTACTTCTGGACCACAAACAGAAGGACGTGTAGCTGGTGACGGTAAGGGAGATAATCTATGGGATTATTGGTACCAAGTGGAGCCAAATCGTTATTATAATGGGATTGGTCCAGATAAAACATCAACCTTTTATGAAAACTGGGAAAAGGATATTGAGCTACTGTTAGAAACTGGTCACACGGCCTTTCGGACTTCTATTCAGTGGTCACGGATTTTTCCACAAGGGCGTGGGGAAGTCAATCCTCAAGGTGTAGACTTTTACCGTAAGGTTTTTGAGGCTATTAAGGCCAAAGGGATTCGTCTTTTAGTGAATCTTTATCATTTTGATTTGCCTTTTGCCCTTCAAGAGGATGGTGATGGTTGGGAAAATAAGGCGACTGTCTCAGCCTATGAAGACTATGCTCGTTTTTGTTTTGAGACTTATGGAGATTTAGTGGATCAATGGATTACCTTTAACGAGCCAATCGTTCCAGTAGAATTTGGCTATTTTTACGATGCCCATTATCCACATAAGGTGGATGCAGAGGCAGCCGTTAAAGTAGCTTATCATACACAATTGGCTAGCAGTCGGACGGTTAAGGCTTGTCATGAACTCTTGCCTGATTCCAAGATTGGGATTGTCCTCAACTTGACACCGGCTTATCCACGTAGCCAGCATCCTGCTGATGTCAAGGCAGCTCGTATTGCGGACCTCTTTCAGGCCCAATCTTTCTTAGATCCGTCCGTTTTGGGTACTTATCCACAGGAGTTAGTAGAAATCTTGCATGAATACGGTCTCTTGCCTGATGCTACAGAGGAGGAGTTGGATCTTATTCGTGACAATACGGTGGACTTCCTTGGTGTCAACTACTATCAACCTTTGCGTGTTATGGCACCTCGATTTGCTAAGCATCCAGAGAGTCCACTCTTGCCAGAACATTTTTACGAGCCTTATGTGATGCCTGGACGTAAAATCAATCCTCATCGTGGCTGGGAGATTTATGAGCAAGGGATTTATGACATTGCCCAAAATATCAAGGAAAATTATGGCAATATTGAGTGGATGTTGACAGAGAATGGTATGGGTGTTGAAGGGGAAGAAAAATTCCGTCAAGATGGAATGATTCAAGATGATTACCGTATTGACTTTGTAAAAGGTCATCTTCGTGAACTTCACCGTGCTATTGAAGATGGAGCCAACTGTAAAGGATACTTAATCTGGACCTTTATTGACTGTTGGTCATGGCTCAATAGTTATAAAAATCGCTATGGCTTGGTCGAATTAGACTTGGAAACGCAAGAACGTCGTCTGAAGAAATCAGGGCACTGGTTCAAGGAATTAAGCGATAATAATGGATTTTAA
- a CDS encoding isoprenyl transferase, producing the protein MFGFFKKDKAVEVEVPTQVPAHIGIIMDGNGRWAKKRMQPRVFGHKAGMEALQTVTKAANKLGVKVITVYAFSTENWTRPDQEVKFIMNLPVEFYDNYVPELHANNVKIQMIGETDRLPKQTFEALTKAEGLTKNNTGLILNFALNYGGRAEITQALKLISQDVLDAKINPGDITEELIGNYLFTQHLPKELRDPDLIIRTSGELRLSNFLPWQGAYSELYFTDTLWPDFDEAALQEAILAYNRRHRRFGGV; encoded by the coding sequence ATGTTTGGATTTTTTAAGAAAGATAAGGCTGTGGAAGTAGAGGTTCCGACACAGGTTCCTGCTCATATCGGCATCATCATGGATGGCAATGGCCGTTGGGCTAAAAAACGTATGCAACCGCGAGTTTTTGGACACAAGGCGGGCATGGAAGCATTGCAAACTGTGACCAAGGCAGCCAACAAACTAGGAGTTAAAGTTATTACGGTCTATGCTTTTTCTACAGAAAACTGGACCCGTCCAGATCAGGAAGTTAAGTTTATCATGAACTTGCCAGTAGAGTTTTATGATAATTATGTCCCAGAATTGCATGCGAATAATGTTAAGATTCAAATGATTGGGGAAACGGACCGCCTGCCTAAGCAAACCTTTGAAGCTCTGACCAAGGCTGAGGGATTGACTAAGAACAACACAGGTTTGATTCTTAATTTTGCCCTCAACTATGGTGGACGTGCTGAGATTACACAGGCTCTTAAGTTGATTTCCCAGGATGTGTTAGATGCCAAAATCAACCCAGGTGACATCACAGAGGAATTGATTGGCAACTATCTCTTCACCCAGCATTTGCCTAAGGAGTTACGAGACCCAGACTTGATTATCCGTACTAGTGGAGAATTGCGTTTGAGTAATTTCCTTCCATGGCAGGGAGCCTACAGTGAGCTCTATTTTACGGATACCTTGTGGCCTGATTTTGACGAGGCGGCCTTGCAGGAAGCCATTCTTGCCTACAATCGTCGTCATCGCCGATTTGGAGGAGTTTAG
- a CDS encoding LytTR family DNA-binding domain-containing protein, producing the protein MKIRFEMKTEFSEKDPHIVIQAAQLTDQAREVMEYLEQFSTTNQVAIPIRADDYLVMVKIEDIILADIDKNLLTIYTVDGIYKTKETLINFQNRINRRNFIQISRHSIINIDHLESLSDSFSGNMMAKMTRGIKSSVSRKYVKSLMNYLGL; encoded by the coding sequence ATGAAGATTCGTTTTGAAATGAAGACAGAGTTTTCAGAAAAGGACCCACATATTGTAATTCAGGCAGCTCAGTTAACTGACCAAGCAAGGGAAGTTATGGAGTATTTAGAACAATTTTCAACGACCAATCAGGTGGCCATTCCTATTCGAGCGGATGATTATCTGGTTATGGTTAAGATTGAGGATATTATTCTAGCTGATATTGATAAGAATTTATTAACCATTTATACGGTAGACGGGATTTATAAAACGAAGGAAACATTGATAAACTTTCAGAATCGGATTAATCGGCGTAACTTTATACAGATATCACGTCATTCAATTATAAACATTGACCACTTAGAATCGTTATCAGATAGTTTTTCAGGGAACATGATGGCTAAAATGACTCGGGGCATCAAATCTAGTGTGAGTCGGAAATACGTTAAGTCCTTAATGAATTATCTAGGTTTATAG
- a CDS encoding proline--tRNA ligase encodes MKQSKMPIPTLREMPSDAQVISHALMLRAGYVRQVSAGVYSYLPLANRVIEKAKNIMRQEFDKIGAVEMLAPALLSAELWRESGRYETYGEDLYKLKNREKSDFILGPTHEETFTAIVRDSVKSYKQLPLNLYQIQPKYRDEKRPRNGLLRTREFIMKDAYSFHANYDSLDSVYDEYKAAYERIFTRSGLDFKAIIGDGGAMGGKDSQEFMAITPARTDLDRWVVLDKSVTSFDEIPAEVQEEIKAELLKWMVSGEDTIAYSSESSYAANLEMATNEYKPSNRVVAEEEVTRVATPDVKTIDEVAAFLNVPEEQTIKTLFYMADGELVAALLVGNDQLNEVKLKNHLGADFFDVASEEEVANVVQAGFGSLGPVALPENIKIIADRKVQDVRNAVVGANEDGYHLTGVNPGRDFTAEYVDIREVREGEISPDGQGVLNFARGIEIGHIFKLGTRYSASMGADVLDENGRAVPIIMGCYGIGVSRLLSAVMEQHARLFVNKTPKGEYRYAWGINFPKELAPFDVHLITVNVKDDEAQALTEKLEASLMGAGYEVLTDDRNERVGVKFSDSDLIGLPIRITVGKKAADGIVEVKIKATGDTIEVHADNLLETLEILSKK; translated from the coding sequence ATGAAACAAAGTAAAATGCCTATCCCAACGCTTCGCGAAATGCCAAGCGATGCTCAAGTTATCAGCCATGCTCTTATGTTACGAGCTGGTTATGTTCGCCAAGTTTCAGCAGGTGTTTATTCTTACTTACCACTTGCCAACCGTGTGATTGAAAAAGCCAAAAATATCATGCGCCAAGAATTTGATAAGATTGGTGCCGTTGAGATGTTGGCTCCTGCCCTTCTCAGTGCAGAATTGTGGCGCGAATCAGGTCGTTACGAAACTTATGGTGAGGATCTTTACAAACTAAAAAACCGTGAAAAATCAGACTTTATCCTAGGTCCAACTCACGAAGAAACCTTTACAGCTATTGTCCGTGATTCTGTTAAGTCTTACAAGCAATTGCCACTTAACCTTTACCAAATCCAGCCTAAGTATCGTGATGAAAAACGCCCACGTAATGGACTACTCCGTACACGTGAGTTTATCATGAAAGATGCTTACAGTTTCCACGCTAACTATGATAGCTTGGACAGTGTTTACGATGAGTACAAGGCTGCTTATGAGCGTATTTTCACTCGTAGTGGTTTAGATTTCAAGGCTATCATCGGTGACGGTGGAGCCATGGGTGGTAAGGACAGCCAAGAATTTATGGCTATTACACCTGCTCGTACAGACCTTGACCGATGGGTTGTTTTGGACAAGTCAGTTACCTCATTTGATGAAATTCCTGCAGAAGTGCAAGAAGAAATCAAGGCAGAATTGCTTAAATGGATGGTTTCTGGTGAAGATACCATTGCTTACTCAAGTGAGTCTAGCTATGCTGCTAACTTGGAAATGGCAACAAACGAGTACAAACCAAGCAACCGTGTCGTTGCTGAAGAAGAAGTGACTCGTGTTGCAACACCAGATGTTAAAACAATCGATGAAGTTGCCGCCTTCCTCAACGTTCCAGAAGAACAAACGATTAAAACCCTCTTCTACATGGCAGACGGTGAGCTTGTTGCCGCCCTTCTAGTTGGAAATGATCAGCTTAATGAAGTTAAGTTGAAAAACCACTTGGGAGCAGATTTCTTTGACGTTGCTAGCGAAGAAGAAGTGGCAAATGTTGTTCAAGCAGGATTTGGTTCACTTGGCCCAGTTGCTTTGCCAGAGAATATTAAAATTATTGCAGATCGTAAAGTGCAAGATGTTCGCAATGCAGTTGTCGGTGCTAACGAAGATGGCTACCACTTGACTGGTGTGAACCCAGGCCGTGATTTTACTGCAGAATATGTGGATATCCGTGAAGTTCGTGAGGGTGAAATTTCTCCAGACGGACAAGGTGTCCTTAACTTTGCGCGTGGTATCGAAATTGGTCACATCTTCAAACTCGGCACTCGCTATTCAGCAAGTATGGGAGCAGATGTTTTGGACGAAAATGGCCGTGCTGTGCCAATTATCATGGGATGTTACGGTATCGGTGTCAGCCGTCTCCTTTCAGCAGTGATGGAGCAACACGCTCGCCTCTTTGTTAACAAAACGCCAAAAGGTGAATACCGTTACGCTTGGGGAATCAACTTCCCTAAAGAATTGGCACCATTTGATGTGCACTTGATCACTGTCAATGTCAAGGATGATGAAGCGCAAGCCTTGACAGAAAAGCTTGAAGCAAGCTTGATGGGAGCTGGTTACGAAGTCTTGACAGATGACCGTAACGAACGTGTTGGTGTTAAATTCAGCGATAGTGACTTGATTGGATTGCCAATCCGTATCACTGTTGGGAAGAAAGCAGCTGATGGTATCGTAGAAGTGAAGATTAAAGCGACTGGTGATACCATCGAAGTTCATGCAGATAACTTGCTTGAAACGCTTGAAATTCTCAGCAAGAAATAA
- a CDS encoding DUF3021 domain-containing protein, with product MKRLIDYFVSGMRTASFFYLSMMLLAQCYPSVTYPTPMVKNILALFLMGGIMGVLTLILEKLEFLAFSIRVGVHLLVTATVLVLTSLFFGWGSVLWSPLLWFFFLLIYGLIWLYQIWRTHKLTQQINQALEDKRKKTDK from the coding sequence ATGAAACGATTAATTGATTATTTTGTATCGGGAATGCGCACGGCTTCCTTCTTTTATTTGAGTATGATGTTATTAGCGCAGTGTTATCCAAGCGTTACCTATCCTACACCAATGGTAAAAAATATTCTAGCTCTGTTTTTAATGGGTGGAATTATGGGGGTATTGACTTTAATACTTGAAAAGCTAGAGTTTCTTGCTTTTAGTATACGTGTAGGAGTTCATTTATTAGTTACAGCTACTGTCTTAGTATTGACCTCTCTATTTTTTGGCTGGGGTTCAGTTTTATGGAGCCCTTTGCTTTGGTTCTTTTTCTTGTTAATTTATGGATTGATATGGCTGTATCAAATCTGGCGGACTCATAAACTCACACAACAAATTAATCAAGCCTTGGAGGATAAAAGAAAGAAGACGGATAAATAG